From Acidobacteriota bacterium, a single genomic window includes:
- a CDS encoding YciI family protein — protein MRAIVFVKANKDSEAGVLPDKKIFEAMGKYNEELVKAGVMLAGEGLAPSSKGKRVRFAGKDRTVIDGPFAETKELIAGFWIWKVKSMEDAIQWLKRAPFDGGTEIEIRPIMELEDFGEQLSPELIVQEKRLRAQTERLAHGAKK, from the coding sequence ATGCGAGCAATTGTTTTTGTGAAGGCCAACAAGGATTCAGAAGCGGGCGTCCTGCCCGACAAGAAGATCTTCGAAGCAATGGGAAAATACAACGAAGAACTTGTGAAAGCCGGAGTGATGCTGGCAGGCGAAGGCCTTGCCCCGAGCTCGAAGGGCAAACGGGTCCGATTCGCAGGGAAAGACCGCACAGTCATCGACGGCCCGTTCGCCGAAACCAAGGAACTCATTGCAGGCTTCTGGATCTGGAAGGTCAAGTCCATGGAAGACGCCATTCAGTGGCTGAAGCGCGCTCCCTTCGACGGCGGGACGGAGATCGAAATTCGACCCATCATGGAGCTTGAAGATTTCGGAGAGCAATTGTCGCCTGAACTCATCGTGCAGGAGAAGCGCCTTCGCGCGCAGACTGAACGGCTTGCGCATGGCGCAAAGAAATGA
- the ybeY gene encoding rRNA maturation RNase YbeY: MIINRQNQFTLDLPALREYERQVASVLDLGQRHFNICFVSDEDISRMNSVYRGKAVPTDVLSFPWEGEGESGPEEVFSGEFRNFLGDIVISVATAERNAKSEGHSTAEELRMLILHGVLHLLGYDHEADHGEMKSLELSMRERLNPPATGPAGEGVHSTGQAG; encoded by the coding sequence ATGATTATCAACCGACAAAACCAGTTTACGCTGGATCTGCCAGCATTGCGCGAATATGAGCGCCAGGTAGCGAGCGTCCTGGATCTTGGCCAGCGCCATTTCAACATTTGCTTCGTGAGCGACGAAGACATCAGCAGGATGAACTCGGTTTACCGGGGCAAAGCAGTGCCTACGGACGTTCTGTCCTTTCCGTGGGAGGGCGAGGGGGAAAGCGGCCCGGAGGAGGTTTTTTCCGGAGAGTTCCGGAATTTCCTGGGTGACATTGTGATTTCTGTGGCCACGGCGGAACGGAATGCGAAATCCGAGGGCCACTCCACCGCGGAAGAGCTCCGGATGCTAATCCTTCACGGCGTTCTGCACCTGCTGGGTTACGATCACGAGGCTGACCACGGAGAAATGAAATCGCTGGAACTCTCTATGCGCGAGCGGCTGAATCCGCCCGCCACGGGTCCTGCCGGTGAAGGCGTGCATTCGACAGGGCAGGCAGGCTGA
- the truA gene encoding tRNA pseudouridine(38-40) synthase TruA has protein sequence MRNIRLTIAYDGTDFHGWQHQPQAATIQGALETQIAKITSAAVTLYGAGRTDAGVHAAGQVANFRTECPIPCPSLLKALNNLLPASIRVREAEESPAAFHARYCAKAKIYRYRILQSAICPPHLARYVYHHPYALDHRRMARAARLLEGEHDFTSFAGSDPARRGKEGREDSNIRKVFYSRVAARKESRMIVYEIRGSGFLHHMVRNIVGTLLGVGSGKLSPRDIQVILKARDRNRAGITAPASGLWLVKVEY, from the coding sequence ATGAGGAACATTCGCCTGACCATCGCTTATGACGGCACGGATTTTCACGGCTGGCAGCACCAGCCTCAGGCAGCCACCATCCAGGGGGCGCTCGAAACGCAGATCGCAAAAATCACCAGCGCTGCCGTTACGCTTTACGGGGCAGGGCGTACGGACGCCGGCGTCCACGCCGCCGGGCAGGTAGCGAATTTCAGGACGGAATGTCCCATCCCGTGCCCAAGTCTGCTGAAGGCACTCAACAATCTTCTTCCCGCTTCCATCCGAGTGCGCGAGGCGGAAGAATCTCCGGCGGCGTTCCACGCGCGTTATTGCGCGAAGGCAAAGATATATCGCTACCGCATTCTGCAGTCGGCAATCTGCCCGCCGCACTTAGCACGGTACGTTTATCACCATCCTTATGCGCTCGATCACCGCCGGATGGCACGGGCGGCGCGCTTGCTCGAAGGCGAGCACGATTTTACATCGTTTGCGGGGAGCGACCCTGCGCGCAGGGGAAAAGAGGGCCGGGAAGACTCAAACATTCGTAAGGTCTTTTATTCGCGCGTCGCGGCAAGGAAGGAATCGCGGATGATCGTTTATGAGATTCGCGGATCTGGGTTTCTGCACCATATGGTCCGCAATATCGTTGGCACGCTTCTTGGAGTCGGCAGCGGAAAGCTCTCGCCACGAGATATTCAGGTGATCCTCAAAGCGCGTGACCGAAACAGAGCTGGAATAACTGCCCCGGCAAGCGGATTGTGGCTGGTTAAGGTGGAATACTGA
- a CDS encoding HlyC/CorC family transporter: MTIILWIVVLALLVVASSVASYLRLLMRRLTPVGVRALFRTDDPRRIRADRERVGVSISALHGVAMALYSIGVASLFILHHSAAVWENLGAALILVMATIMIFDQLIPFIMVARHDEPEAILRQWLPLLRFSVYLALPVTFPILISTTIARLLESPEGKAEPPAPDSGLKELIESGEEAGLIEKGEGELLQSVVEFGGKVVREVMTPRPEIAAVEIDMPIDELRSLFRQKRYTRYPVYSKALDQVEGVVNVRDLVGLSPEDQKHATLRTLMKPVRFVPETKPIRDLLKELQKTTIQLAIVIDEYGTVSGLVTVEDLVEELVGEIRDEVEPHDRDILRESASSYLVAGHTELAHLAYHLEMEIESGDYSTVSGLVLAKLGHMPAVHEKVEANGLIFEVLEVNRRTVLKVRLIIPVANSESQPTHAGTQKSI; this comes from the coding sequence ATGACCATCATTCTCTGGATTGTTGTTCTTGCGCTGCTGGTGGTCGCCAGTTCAGTGGCTTCCTACCTGCGGCTTCTGATGCGGCGGCTGACGCCGGTAGGCGTCCGGGCGCTCTTCAGGACGGACGACCCTCGGCGAATCCGTGCTGACCGCGAGCGGGTGGGAGTTTCGATTTCCGCTTTGCACGGTGTAGCCATGGCGCTGTATTCGATCGGGGTGGCATCACTTTTTATTCTCCACCACTCGGCGGCCGTATGGGAAAACCTCGGCGCTGCGCTGATTCTGGTGATGGCCACCATCATGATCTTCGACCAGTTGATCCCGTTCATCATGGTGGCGCGCCATGACGAGCCGGAAGCTATCTTGCGGCAGTGGTTGCCGCTGCTGCGTTTCTCGGTCTATCTGGCTTTGCCGGTTACATTTCCGATCCTCATTTCGACCACTATCGCCCGCCTGCTGGAATCTCCCGAGGGTAAAGCGGAGCCGCCAGCTCCCGACAGCGGATTGAAAGAGCTGATCGAAAGCGGCGAGGAAGCAGGCCTGATCGAAAAGGGTGAAGGCGAGTTGCTGCAATCGGTTGTGGAATTTGGCGGCAAGGTGGTGCGGGAAGTGATGACGCCGAGGCCGGAGATTGCCGCAGTCGAAATTGATATGCCCATCGATGAATTGCGCAGCCTGTTCCGGCAGAAACGCTACACGCGTTACCCGGTATACAGCAAGGCACTTGACCAGGTCGAAGGCGTGGTCAACGTGCGCGACCTGGTGGGGCTATCTCCTGAAGACCAGAAACACGCCACTTTGAGGACTCTGATGAAGCCCGTGCGGTTTGTTCCGGAAACCAAACCCATCCGGGACCTGCTGAAGGAATTGCAGAAAACTACCATCCAACTCGCCATCGTGATTGATGAGTATGGAACCGTCTCAGGCCTGGTGACGGTCGAGGACCTGGTGGAAGAGCTGGTGGGCGAGATCCGCGACGAGGTTGAGCCGCACGACCGCGACATTCTGAGAGAATCTGCCAGCTCTTACCTGGTGGCCGGACATACCGAGCTGGCCCATCTCGCCTACCATCTGGAGATGGAAATTGAAAGCGGTGATTACTCTACCGTCTCAGGGCTGGTGCTGGCCAAGCTGGGCCACATGCCGGCTGTTCACGAGAAAGTAGAAGCAAACGGCTTAATCTTTGAGGTACTGGAAGTCAACCGCCGCACGGTCCTGAAGGTCCGCCTAATCATCCCTGTAGCAAATTCCGAATCGCAACCCACCCATGCCGGAACTCAAAAAAGCATTTAA
- a CDS encoding transcriptional regulator yields the protein MPEKPKPKHRSGCPVSISLEAFGDRWSLLIIRDLMVRGYRTFKEFTQSGEGIATNILADRLKRLQASGIITTEADPADGRRLNYRLTEKGIDLAPVLLELLIWGVRHEDTGAPCAAIDEMAKDREAVLAEVRRRWQERDPRPLLSSFANKGRG from the coding sequence GTGCCTGAAAAGCCCAAGCCTAAACACCGGTCTGGCTGTCCGGTAAGCATTTCGCTCGAAGCTTTTGGCGACCGCTGGTCACTGCTGATCATCCGTGACCTGATGGTGCGCGGCTACCGGACGTTCAAGGAGTTCACGCAGTCCGGTGAGGGGATCGCCACTAACATTCTGGCTGATCGGCTCAAGAGGCTTCAGGCAAGCGGGATCATCACCACAGAAGCCGATCCGGCCGACGGAAGGCGGCTGAACTATCGGCTGACGGAAAAAGGCATCGATCTCGCTCCGGTGCTTCTGGAGTTGCTCATCTGGGGTGTACGGCACGAGGACACGGGGGCGCCTTGTGCTGCAATTGACGAAATGGCGAAAGATCGTGAGGCTGTGCTGGCAGAAGTCCGTCGGCGCTGGCAGGAGCGTGACCCAAGGCCGCTCCTGTCGTCGTTCGCCAATAAAGGCCGCGGCTAA
- a CDS encoding DinB family protein: protein MGTTVESRLNEIEVFRTNAHLVNVVLQRNLEGISHEESLAQPCPGGNCLNWVLGHLLHVYNNALPLLHQEPVMEKKVLERYARGAAPLSDPAEAVPWNSLTKSWNEAARRVDEGLGRLSPELLDSPAPFSPTDNPEETVRSLLTTLFFHQAYHAGQTGILRRLAGKKGAIA from the coding sequence ATGGGGACTACTGTTGAATCTCGCCTGAACGAAATCGAAGTATTCCGGACGAACGCGCACTTGGTAAACGTCGTTCTTCAGAGGAACCTGGAAGGCATCAGCCACGAAGAGAGCCTGGCCCAGCCGTGCCCCGGAGGAAATTGTTTGAACTGGGTGTTAGGGCATCTGCTCCACGTTTACAACAACGCTCTTCCTCTGCTGCACCAGGAGCCAGTCATGGAAAAGAAGGTGCTAGAACGGTACGCGCGCGGCGCCGCTCCTTTGTCCGACCCCGCGGAAGCCGTGCCGTGGAATTCTTTGACGAAGTCGTGGAACGAAGCAGCCAGGCGCGTTGATGAAGGCCTCGGCCGCCTTTCGCCGGAATTGCTGGACTCGCCGGCACCGTTTTCCCCTACCGATAATCCGGAAGAGACAGTCCGTTCGCTGCTCACAACCCTCTTCTTCCACCAGGCCTATCATGCAGGACAGACAGGAATCCTTCGTAGGCTTGCCGGGAAAAAGGGGGCAATTGCCTGA
- a CDS encoding sigma-54-dependent Fis family transcriptional regulator, whose protein sequence is MEPGLKNYSVLVVDDEAGIRQSLMDVLQDEGYRVAAVESGEDCLSFLGKEKADVVLLDVWLPGMDGLETLARIRQRENPPVVVMISGHGNIETAVRATKKGAFDFIEKPLSIEKTLLTLRHAAEELSLEDQNRQLRRKLEGDYRIIGNSVPMKALRQQLSLAAPTNGRVLVYGESGTGKELVAHTLHRLSLRRDNTFVEVNCAAIPEELIESELFGHVKGSFTGAVEDKVGKFEQADEGTLFLDEIGDMSLRTQSKVLRVIEQQRFSPLGSKKEMAVDVRVVAATNKNLEEEIQKGNFREDLFFRLNVIPFYVPPLREHAEDIPELLNFFLETFAAAYGRRSKHFSEPALEALRRYRWPGNVRELRNLVERMVIMASGDRIERRHLPQTLTNHRARSTQPRGTAGGFSSLHEARAAYERDYILRKLDENHGNVSRTAEVLGLERSHLYRKMKALGISATE, encoded by the coding sequence ATGGAGCCAGGGTTGAAGAATTATTCAGTGTTGGTTGTCGATGATGAAGCCGGCATCCGTCAGTCTTTGATGGATGTTCTGCAGGACGAAGGCTATCGTGTCGCTGCTGTTGAAAGCGGCGAGGACTGCCTGAGTTTCCTCGGCAAGGAAAAAGCCGACGTCGTGCTGCTCGACGTCTGGCTACCGGGCATGGATGGGCTGGAAACGCTGGCCCGAATCCGCCAGCGGGAAAACCCGCCGGTCGTGGTGATGATTTCCGGCCACGGGAACATCGAGACTGCCGTCCGCGCCACCAAAAAGGGTGCCTTCGATTTCATCGAAAAGCCGCTCTCCATTGAAAAGACACTGTTGACCCTCAGGCATGCCGCTGAGGAACTCTCCCTTGAAGATCAGAACCGCCAATTGCGCCGCAAGCTGGAGGGCGATTACCGAATTATCGGAAACAGCGTCCCAATGAAAGCTCTGCGGCAGCAACTTAGCCTTGCTGCTCCGACCAATGGCCGGGTGTTGGTTTATGGAGAGAGCGGAACAGGAAAAGAACTGGTGGCCCATACCCTGCACCGCCTGAGCCTGCGCCGTGACAACACTTTCGTGGAAGTCAATTGCGCTGCCATCCCTGAGGAATTGATCGAAAGCGAGCTGTTCGGCCACGTTAAGGGTTCCTTCACAGGGGCCGTGGAAGATAAGGTGGGAAAATTTGAACAGGCCGACGAAGGAACACTGTTCCTGGACGAAATCGGCGACATGAGTCTCCGCACGCAATCCAAGGTGCTGCGGGTCATAGAACAGCAACGGTTTTCGCCCCTCGGCTCCAAGAAGGAAATGGCGGTGGATGTTCGAGTGGTGGCCGCTACCAACAAGAATCTAGAGGAAGAGATTCAAAAAGGGAACTTCCGCGAAGACCTCTTTTTCCGGCTCAACGTAATTCCCTTCTACGTTCCTCCGCTGCGTGAGCACGCGGAAGACATTCCGGAACTGCTGAATTTCTTTTTGGAAACGTTTGCTGCGGCCTATGGCCGCCGGTCAAAACATTTTTCCGAGCCGGCGCTGGAAGCCCTTCGCCGATACCGCTGGCCGGGGAACGTCCGCGAGCTTCGAAACCTGGTTGAACGTATGGTAATTATGGCTTCCGGCGACCGCATCGAACGCCGGCATCTTCCCCAGACGCTCACCAACCATCGTGCGCGCTCCACGCAGCCGCGCGGCACGGCTGGCGGATTTTCCAGCTTGCACGAAGCGCGCGCCGCCTACGAACGGGACTATATCCTCCGCAAGCTCGACGAGAACCACGGCAACGTCAGCCGCACGGCCGAAGTCCTGGGCCTTGAGCGGAGTCATCTTTATCGGAAGATGAAAGCGCTGGGTATCAGTGCCACAGAGTAG
- a CDS encoding GTPase Era: MPELKKAFKSGFVAVVGRPNAGKSTLVNALVGAKVSIVTPVAQTTRNRILGIVHRPDAQVVLMDTPGIHRPLSRLNDQMMAFVREALEERDLTLLIADASAPFGTGDEFAVQLVAEHAPRAILLLNKIDRVHKPKLLPLIDRYSKLHNFEEIFLVSALKGMHLEEVLEGVVARLPDGPAYFPPDVYTDQPERFLAAEIVRERMIHNTRQELPHASAVLIESFEESETITRIHATILVERESQKPIVIGAHGSRIKQIGTEARQELEKVFPPKVFLQLFVRVEPGWRDSRPLIASLDYRNEG, encoded by the coding sequence ATGCCGGAACTCAAAAAAGCATTTAAATCGGGCTTCGTCGCGGTTGTGGGCAGGCCCAACGCCGGAAAAAGCACGCTGGTCAATGCCCTGGTGGGCGCCAAGGTGTCGATTGTCACCCCGGTGGCCCAGACCACCCGCAACCGCATTCTCGGAATTGTCCACCGGCCTGACGCCCAAGTGGTTCTGATGGACACTCCGGGCATTCATCGCCCGCTTTCCCGGCTGAACGACCAGATGATGGCGTTTGTGCGTGAAGCGCTTGAGGAGCGTGACCTGACGCTGCTGATTGCCGATGCCTCGGCGCCCTTTGGGACGGGAGATGAGTTCGCGGTGCAGCTTGTCGCGGAACATGCGCCGCGGGCCATCCTTCTGCTGAATAAAATCGACCGTGTGCACAAGCCAAAACTTCTGCCGCTGATCGACCGCTACTCGAAGCTGCACAATTTTGAAGAGATTTTCCTGGTTTCGGCGTTGAAGGGCATGCACCTGGAAGAGGTGCTGGAGGGCGTTGTCGCAAGGCTTCCCGACGGCCCTGCCTATTTCCCGCCCGACGTTTATACCGACCAGCCGGAAAGGTTTCTTGCCGCTGAAATCGTCCGCGAACGAATGATCCATAATACCCGCCAGGAATTGCCACACGCCAGCGCGGTGCTAATTGAAAGTTTTGAAGAGTCCGAAACGATCACGCGAATCCACGCCACTATTCTGGTGGAAAGGGAATCACAGAAGCCCATCGTGATTGGTGCGCACGGAAGCCGGATCAAACAGATCGGAACCGAGGCCCGGCAGGAGCTTGAAAAGGTTTTCCCCCCAAAGGTTTTTCTTCAGCTCTTCGTACGGGTGGAACCTGGCTGGCGTGATTCCCGGCCTTTGATTGCGAGCCTGGATTACCGCAACGAAGGGTGA
- a CDS encoding VOC family protein: MQMNPYLLFTGECEEAFKFYEKLLGGKIQMMMTHEGTPAESGVPAEWRKKTLHARMTTPGGVLMGSDAPPSRQSKPQGFSVSISVDNPTEAERIYNGLAEGALAVTMPIQETFWARRFGMLTDRFGIPWMVNCEKQ; this comes from the coding sequence ATGCAAATGAATCCCTACCTTCTCTTCACCGGGGAATGTGAAGAGGCCTTTAAATTTTACGAGAAGCTGCTGGGCGGCAAAATCCAGATGATGATGACCCACGAGGGAACCCCGGCCGAAAGCGGCGTGCCGGCCGAGTGGCGAAAGAAGACCCTCCATGCCAGGATGACCACTCCCGGCGGAGTTCTGATGGGGTCCGATGCTCCACCGAGCCGCCAGTCTAAACCGCAGGGATTTTCAGTTTCCATCAGTGTGGACAATCCCACAGAAGCCGAACGTATTTACAACGGGTTGGCGGAGGGCGCTCTCGCAGTGACCATGCCCATCCAGGAAACCTTTTGGGCCAGGCGGTTCGGCATGCTCACCGACCGGTTCGGCATCCCGTGGATGGTTAACTGCGAGAAGCAGTAG
- a CDS encoding PhoH family protein, with protein sequence MKASVKIERGIEELFGAYDANLKLLEQCLQVSTHLNADHLEIEGGDLNVARAQRLVEEYVELVDNGVHIDGAELQAFLKILAQDPTVTLKGLTEAGHPRTLGKKTISPKSLNQRLYVDAIKRHDMVFGIGPSGTGKTYLAVAMAVDALLSRAVTRIILARPAVEAGERLGFLPGTLQEKVDPYLRPLYDALYDVLDPERTERMIEKGTIEIAPIAFMRGRTLNDAFVILDEAQNTTSEQMKMFLTRLGFNSKAVITGDITQVDLPEGRRSGLMEAVDVVRRVLGISFVYFTERDVVRHQLVQRIIRAYEEFDQQRMSAETVRRGSERATGTP encoded by the coding sequence ATGAAGGCAAGTGTCAAGATCGAGAGGGGCATTGAGGAGCTTTTTGGGGCCTACGATGCAAATCTGAAGCTGCTGGAACAATGCCTGCAGGTTTCGACGCATTTGAACGCCGACCATCTGGAAATTGAGGGTGGAGATCTGAATGTGGCGAGAGCCCAGCGGCTGGTCGAAGAGTATGTAGAGCTGGTAGACAACGGCGTTCACATTGACGGGGCGGAACTTCAGGCGTTTTTGAAAATTCTTGCGCAGGACCCGACGGTCACTCTGAAAGGGCTGACGGAAGCTGGGCATCCCCGCACACTGGGGAAGAAAACCATAAGCCCAAAGAGCCTGAACCAGAGGCTCTACGTAGACGCTATCAAGCGGCATGACATGGTGTTCGGCATCGGACCGTCAGGCACTGGCAAGACCTATCTGGCGGTCGCGATGGCGGTGGATGCGCTCCTTTCCCGAGCGGTGACCCGCATCATACTGGCCCGGCCTGCGGTTGAGGCGGGTGAGCGGCTGGGATTCCTGCCCGGAACGTTGCAGGAGAAGGTTGATCCTTATCTGCGCCCGCTCTATGACGCGCTCTATGATGTGCTGGATCCTGAGCGGACCGAACGAATGATTGAAAAAGGGACCATTGAGATTGCTCCGATCGCTTTTATGCGCGGGCGGACCCTGAATGACGCTTTTGTCATTCTCGATGAAGCGCAGAACACGACCAGCGAGCAGATGAAGATGTTTTTAACGCGGCTGGGATTCAACTCCAAGGCGGTAATTACCGGTGACATAACTCAGGTGGACCTGCCGGAAGGCAGGCGGTCAGGCCTGATGGAGGCGGTGGACGTAGTGCGGCGGGTGCTCGGAATCAGCTTTGTTTATTTTACTGAACGCGACGTTGTCCGGCACCAGCTTGTGCAGCGCATAATCCGCGCTTACGAGGAGTTCGATCAGCAGCGGATGTCAGCAGAAACCGTGCGCAGGGGCTCAGAGCGGGCCACAGGTACGCCCTGA
- a CDS encoding damage-inducible protein DinB — MRMNEIFLGQLEAEAGRTRRALERMPEGRDDWKPHEKSMPFGRLAMLVAGMPSWLPMIINQDELDLNPPGGSNYSPSPLRTSAELVESLDKGTTAAREALRSTTEDHLMKPWRLLVAGKVVDEKPRHIVIRDTFAHLAHHRGQLTVYLRLNNAPVPAIYGPSADDARFE, encoded by the coding sequence ATGAGGATGAACGAAATATTCCTGGGGCAATTGGAAGCAGAGGCCGGCCGGACACGCCGCGCCCTGGAACGCATGCCGGAAGGCCGCGATGACTGGAAGCCGCACGAGAAGTCGATGCCATTCGGCCGTCTGGCTATGCTGGTGGCGGGGATGCCATCCTGGCTGCCCATGATCATCAATCAGGACGAGCTGGACCTGAACCCACCGGGCGGCTCAAACTACAGCCCATCCCCACTGCGCACAAGCGCTGAGCTGGTGGAATCGCTCGACAAAGGGACCACGGCAGCTCGCGAAGCACTCCGGAGTACTACCGAAGACCACTTGATGAAACCCTGGAGACTGCTCGTTGCCGGTAAAGTCGTCGATGAAAAGCCGCGACACATTGTGATACGAGACACGTTCGCGCACCTTGCGCATCATCGCGGCCAATTGACCGTCTACCTGCGCCTTAACAATGCGCCAGTGCCCGCTATTTATGGCCCGTCGGCCGACGACGCAAGGTTTGAGTAG
- a CDS encoding exo-alpha-sialidase has translation MSGVRLLVGTVKGAFIIESDGTRKKWKVKGPHFTGWEVYHMKGSPADPNRIYCSQTSGWFGQVLQRSNDGGKTWEAPGGGVTQSPQGFPQGESNRFVYDTSSETGKPLTTHQWYDGTQHPWEFKRVWHLEPSLTDPDTAYAGVEDAAIFRTVDGGHTWQELSGLRGHGTGPKWQPGAGGMCLHTIVLDPSNPNRIFIAISAAGAFRTDDGGKTWKPINRGLRSQYIPDPAAEVGHCVHRIAQHGSNPKVLFMQKHWDVMRSNDAGDNWQEVSGNLPTDFGFVIDVNANDPETVYVVPIKSDSEHFPLDGRLKVFRSRSGGNEWEPLTKGLPQRNCFVNVLRDSMAVDKLDPCGVYFGTTGGQVYGSADDGDTWKPIVEHLPRVLSVEAQTLA, from the coding sequence ATGAGCGGAGTACGTCTATTGGTGGGCACGGTGAAGGGCGCGTTCATCATTGAATCAGACGGAACGCGCAAGAAGTGGAAAGTAAAGGGTCCCCATTTTACAGGGTGGGAAGTTTACCACATGAAGGGCTCGCCGGCTGATCCCAATCGCATCTACTGTTCGCAAACCAGCGGCTGGTTTGGGCAGGTACTCCAGCGCTCGAATGACGGCGGCAAGACCTGGGAAGCTCCGGGTGGCGGCGTCACCCAGTCGCCGCAAGGCTTTCCGCAGGGCGAAAGCAACCGGTTTGTCTATGACACATCTTCCGAAACCGGCAAACCACTGACCACCCACCAGTGGTATGACGGCACGCAGCACCCCTGGGAATTCAAGCGCGTCTGGCACCTGGAACCATCCCTCACCGATCCGGACACGGCCTACGCCGGAGTGGAAGACGCCGCCATATTCCGCACGGTGGATGGCGGGCACACCTGGCAGGAACTCTCCGGGTTGCGCGGCCACGGTACGGGCCCCAAATGGCAGCCGGGCGCGGGCGGAATGTGCCTGCACACCATCGTTCTTGATCCGTCCAATCCCAATCGCATTTTCATCGCCATCTCGGCCGCCGGGGCCTTCCGCACCGACGATGGAGGCAAGACCTGGAAACCCATCAATCGCGGGCTGCGGTCCCAATACATTCCTGACCCTGCCGCCGAAGTGGGCCACTGCGTCCACCGCATCGCCCAGCATGGCTCGAACCCCAAGGTCCTGTTCATGCAGAAACACTGGGACGTGATGCGCAGCAACGACGCGGGCGACAATTGGCAGGAGGTCAGCGGCAACCTGCCCACCGACTTCGGCTTCGTCATCGACGTGAACGCCAACGATCCCGAGACGGTTTACGTGGTCCCCATCAAGAGCGATTCCGAGCATTTTCCGCTGGATGGCAGGCTGAAAGTATTCCGTAGCCGGTCTGGTGGTAATGAATGGGAGCCGCTGACCAAAGGCCTGCCGCAACGCAACTGCTTCGTTAACGTTCTGCGCGACTCAATGGCCGTCGACAAGCTTGACCCTTGCGGGGTCTATTTCGGCACCACGGGCGGGCAGGTTTACGGCTCGGCGGATGACGGCGATACCTGGAAGCCCATCGTCGAACACCTGCCACGCGTGCTCTCGGTTGAGGCGCAGACGCTGGCATAA